Proteins from one Flavobacterium sp. N2038 genomic window:
- a CDS encoding OstA-like protein codes for MNKSIFFIFIGLLFLSVQFTFAQAPKKIIIENADFSDIDQVAVPDGLLLTGNVKVNHDGVVLTCNKAYFFQKENYLKAFGNVQLVQGDTLFLNSKYAEYSGNLKKAFATGNAVMTSPDATLQTDTINFDRNVQEVFYNTKGTIVNKDNTLISKSGKYYVTQKKFQFLTEVTITNPKYVIKSNHLDYYSNSGHTYLLGPSTITSKANYIYTEKGFYDTKKNLAHFLRKSYIKYDDRLIEGDSLFYNRNIEFASATRNVKITDSINKGIVKGHYAEIYKLKDSMFVTKRAVAINLVENDSVYIHGKKLMVTGKEGERILRAYNNVRFYKTDMSGKCDSIHSNSKTALTKLIGNPILWNGDNQITGDVMHLIGDNNTKKLDSLKVLNNTFLVSRDTLGTGFNQVKGLNLFGKFKEGKLHDVDVIKNTEVVYYMRNDQKELIGINKNVSSKINLILENNAVETITFFNKVDGDIYPEADLPENARKLRGLVWRGDERIKSKDDIFTAEDNELNEKLIKEGKDQEAKNKDVPLKVRKETLNYDKKKPTAKPVIKTSTKTKK; via the coding sequence TTGAATAAATCAATCTTTTTCATATTTATTGGTCTGCTTTTCTTAAGCGTTCAATTTACTTTTGCACAGGCTCCCAAAAAAATCATTATCGAGAATGCCGATTTTTCTGATATCGATCAGGTAGCTGTGCCTGATGGTCTTTTATTAACCGGAAATGTAAAAGTAAATCACGATGGTGTTGTACTTACTTGTAATAAAGCGTATTTTTTTCAGAAAGAAAACTACTTAAAAGCATTTGGAAATGTACAATTAGTACAGGGAGATACTTTATTTTTGAACAGTAAATATGCTGAGTATAGCGGAAATCTAAAAAAAGCATTTGCAACAGGAAATGCGGTTATGACTTCGCCTGATGCAACTTTGCAGACGGATACCATTAACTTTGACCGAAATGTTCAGGAAGTTTTTTATAATACCAAAGGTACCATTGTAAACAAAGACAATACTTTGATTAGTAAATCTGGTAAATACTATGTGACTCAAAAGAAATTTCAGTTCTTAACAGAAGTTACGATCACAAATCCTAAATATGTAATTAAATCAAATCACCTGGATTATTACAGCAATTCAGGACACACCTATTTACTTGGACCTTCAACAATTACCAGTAAAGCAAATTACATCTATACTGAAAAAGGTTTTTATGATACCAAAAAAAATCTGGCGCACTTTTTAAGGAAATCTTATATAAAATATGACGACCGTCTCATAGAAGGTGACAGTTTGTTTTATAATCGAAATATCGAATTTGCATCGGCAACCCGAAATGTAAAAATAACCGATTCGATAAATAAAGGAATTGTAAAAGGCCATTATGCTGAAATTTACAAACTAAAAGATTCCATGTTTGTAACCAAAAGAGCGGTTGCCATCAATTTAGTTGAAAATGATTCGGTTTATATTCATGGTAAAAAATTAATGGTTACCGGAAAAGAAGGAGAAAGAATTTTGAGAGCTTACAATAATGTTCGTTTCTACAAAACCGATATGAGTGGAAAATGTGACTCTATTCATTCTAATTCTAAAACGGCTTTAACAAAACTGATTGGAAATCCTATTTTATGGAATGGAGACAACCAGATTACGGGTGATGTTATGCATTTAATTGGTGATAATAACACCAAAAAACTGGATTCCTTAAAAGTCCTCAATAATACCTTTCTCGTCTCGCGGGATACTCTCGGAACGGGTTTTAATCAGGTGAAAGGCCTCAATTTATTTGGGAAATTTAAAGAAGGAAAACTACATGATGTTGATGTTATCAAAAATACTGAAGTAGTTTACTATATGCGTAATGATCAAAAGGAGCTCATTGGTATTAATAAAAATGTGAGTAGTAAAATCAATTTGATTTTAGAAAACAATGCTGTAGAAACGATTACTTTTTTTAATAAAGTAGACGGAGATATATACCCTGAAGCTGATTTACCTGAAAATGCACGAAAATTAAGAGGTCTAGTCTGGCGCGGTGATGAACGAATCAAGTCTAAAGATGATATTTTTACTGCTGAAGATAACGAATTAAATGAGAAATTAATCAAAGAAGGAAAAGATCAGGAAGCTAAAAACAAAGATGTCCCTTTAAAAGTCAGGAAAGAGACTTTAAATTACGACAAAAAGAAACCAACGGCTAAACCTGTTATAAAGACAAGTACGAAAACCAAAAAATAG
- a CDS encoding aspartate aminotransferase family protein: MNPDFIKYQAQTSPYPLGMEVSHAVGSYIYDTNDKKYLDFVAGVSACTLGHQHPRVNQAIKDQLDKYSHVMVYGEYSQSPAVQYCKLMASLLPESLSKTYLVNSGTEAIEGSLKLAKRVTGRSQLISCHNAYHGNTMGSMSVMGFEERKQAFRPLLPDVDFITFNNEEDLQKITTRTAAILLETIQGGAGFIQPENNFLQKVRKRCDEVGALMIVDEIQPGFGRTGKLFGFQNYDVVPDIVVMGKGMGGGMPVGAFTASAEKMDLLTENPKLGHITTFGGHPVIASACLATLQELTETNLMTDALEKEKLFRSLLVHPLIKEVRGKGLMLAAMTETADITNQVILNCQDKGLILFWLLFEGCAIRITPPLTISEEEIKEGCAIILNVMDEIMQAEAAK; the protein is encoded by the coding sequence ATGAATCCAGATTTTATAAAATATCAGGCACAAACTTCTCCATATCCTTTAGGAATGGAAGTTTCACATGCCGTTGGCTCTTATATTTACGACACAAACGATAAAAAATATCTAGATTTTGTTGCCGGAGTTTCGGCTTGTACGCTTGGACATCAACATCCAAGAGTAAATCAGGCAATAAAAGATCAGTTGGATAAATATTCCCACGTAATGGTTTACGGTGAATATTCACAAAGTCCGGCAGTACAATACTGCAAATTAATGGCCTCACTTCTACCTGAATCTCTAAGTAAAACGTATTTAGTAAACTCAGGAACAGAAGCTATTGAAGGCTCTTTAAAATTAGCAAAAAGAGTTACTGGTCGCAGTCAGCTTATCTCGTGTCACAATGCTTATCATGGAAACACAATGGGATCCATGAGCGTTATGGGATTTGAAGAACGCAAACAGGCTTTCAGACCTTTACTTCCGGATGTTGATTTTATTACCTTCAACAACGAAGAGGATCTGCAAAAAATAACTACAAGAACAGCTGCTATATTATTAGAAACTATTCAGGGTGGTGCCGGATTTATTCAGCCGGAAAATAACTTTTTACAGAAAGTTCGCAAACGCTGTGATGAAGTTGGTGCTTTGATGATTGTTGACGAAATTCAGCCTGGTTTTGGAAGAACCGGAAAGCTTTTTGGTTTTCAAAACTATGATGTCGTTCCGGATATTGTGGTTATGGGAAAAGGTATGGGAGGTGGAATGCCGGTTGGAGCTTTTACAGCTTCGGCAGAAAAAATGGATCTTTTAACCGAAAATCCTAAACTTGGCCATATAACAACCTTTGGAGGTCATCCTGTCATTGCGTCAGCTTGTTTGGCTACTTTGCAAGAATTAACTGAGACAAACTTAATGACAGACGCTTTAGAGAAAGAAAAACTCTTTAGATCGCTTTTGGTACATCCTTTGATAAAAGAAGTTAGAGGAAAGGGATTAATGCTTGCTGCAATGACCGAAACTGCAGACATTACCAATCAGGTTATTTTGAACTGTCAGGATAAAGGTCTTATCTTATTTTGGTTACTATTTGAAGGGTGCGCCATTAGAATAACACCGCCATTAACCATTTCTGAAGAAGAAATCAAAGAAGGTTGTGCCATCATTTTGAATGTTATGGATGAAATAATGCAGGCAGAGGCAGCAAAATAA